The Deltaproteobacteria bacterium genome window below encodes:
- the meaB gene encoding methylmalonyl Co-A mutase-associated GTPase MeaB — MNDPGDADAAAVAALVAGDRRALARTITLLESTRPSDRVRADRVLAMLPVDVAAPASRIGISGAPGAGKSSFIDTFGMELLAQGHRVAVLAIDPSSARSGGSILGDKTRMARLSREPNAFIRPTPAQGLLGGVARHTRECMLVCEAAGFDVVLIETVGVGQSEVEVADLVDTVVVLLLAGGGDDLQGIKRGLLECTDIVVVPKADGEGRAAAMRAVATFQHALSFVPPRVAGWSQPVLACSALSGDGIAAVREAIWRHRAWLREGGQLEAQRAAQRLRWTESAAIELLRTEFHRDAEVASLMRDLTPALSNGSLAPDAAARQLVACFRGRPDPT, encoded by the coding sequence ATGAACGATCCGGGCGATGCCGATGCGGCGGCCGTCGCGGCACTCGTGGCCGGCGATCGTCGGGCGCTCGCCCGCACCATCACGCTGCTCGAGAGCACCCGCCCGTCCGACCGCGTGCGGGCCGATCGCGTGCTCGCGATGCTGCCGGTCGACGTCGCGGCCCCGGCCTCGCGCATCGGCATCTCGGGCGCGCCGGGGGCCGGCAAGAGCAGCTTCATCGACACCTTCGGCATGGAGCTGCTCGCACAGGGGCACCGCGTCGCGGTGCTGGCGATCGATCCCAGCTCGGCCCGCAGCGGCGGCAGCATCCTGGGCGACAAGACCCGCATGGCCCGGCTCTCGCGCGAGCCCAACGCGTTCATCCGACCGACGCCGGCGCAGGGCCTGCTCGGCGGGGTCGCCCGACACACCCGCGAGTGCATGCTCGTGTGCGAGGCCGCCGGCTTCGACGTCGTGTTGATCGAGACCGTCGGCGTGGGCCAGTCCGAAGTGGAGGTCGCCGACCTCGTCGACACCGTGGTGGTGCTCCTGCTCGCGGGCGGCGGCGACGATCTGCAGGGCATCAAGCGCGGCCTGCTCGAGTGCACCGACATCGTGGTGGTGCCGAAGGCCGACGGCGAGGGGCGGGCCGCCGCGATGCGGGCGGTGGCGACGTTCCAGCACGCGCTGTCGTTCGTGCCACCGCGCGTGGCCGGGTGGTCACAGCCGGTGCTGGCCTGTTCGGCACTGTCCGGAGATGGCATCGCCGCTGTCCGCGAGGCGATCTGGCGCCACCGTGCGTGGCTGCGGGAGGGCGGCCAGCTCGAGGCCCAGCGCGCGGCCCAGCGACTGCGGTGGACCGAATCCGCGGCGATCGAGCTGCTGCGCACGGAATTCCATCGCGATGCCGAGGTCGCGAGCCTGATGCGCGACCTCACACCTGCGCTCTCGAACGGCAGTCTCGCCCCCGATGCCGCGGCACGGCAGCTGGTCGCGTGCTTCCGTGGTCGCCCCGATCCGACGTGA